In Cutaneotrichosporon cavernicola HIS019 DNA, chromosome: 1, one DNA window encodes the following:
- a CDS encoding uncharacterized protein (Sin-like protein conserved region) — MDVEMVADSILDSPKGSEYGGDVIPADSALPPHDAPGPSSTFIPPTETYLDPVNPPPSPPLPPFDEDDEVVARLPVYISPSLAQNLAIFQYPLQHRSLRVPTWAADRGKRITSRVKEGVGRVEVEVPVDANAGVWRDERARELAFVPANTVNGEEGKKKKEIQWGDKMRLRSEVVPTKEGTYFSGIVHEGALHLHPINRMLQFRTSLAYLDDYDNKNRPRAVEEEEKKKVAQRKDLPKSLDDPNNDGSGSIKDFRTKMWSMQAREDEEKWVPYEWNEGAENEAVTESLENLLVHQDRRGMLDCKMRGLDYLDRHHR, encoded by the exons ATGGACGTCGAAATGGTCGCCGACTCGATCCTCGACTCACCCAAGGGTAGTGAGTacggcggcgacgtgaTCCCCGCCGACTCtgccctccctcctcacgACGCCCCAGGCCCAAGCTCAACCTTCATCCCGCCGACCGAGACGTACCTCGACCCCGTcaacccccctccctctcccccccttcccccttttgacgaggacgacgaagTCGTCGCCCGCCTACCCGTCTACATCTCCCCTTCCTTGGCCCAGAACCTCGCAATCTTCCAATACCCGCTGCAGCACCGCAGCCTCCGCGTTCCCACATGGGCCGCGGACCGCGGGAAGCGGATCACCTCCCGTGTCAAAGAGGGGGTCGGGCGGGTCGAAGTCGAGGTGCCGGTCGATGCTAATGCGGGGGTTTGGCGGGATGAgcgggcgcgcgagctcgcgttcGTTCCGGCCAATACAGTTaatggggaggaggggaagaagaagaaggagatcCAGTGGGGCGATAAGATGCGGCTTCGGAGTGAGGTTGTGCCGACAAAGGAGGGGACGTACTTTAGCGGTATTGTGCATGAAG gcgCGCTTCACCTCCACCCTATTAACCGGATGCTCCAGTTTCGCACGTCGCTGGCGTATCTCGACGACTACGATAACAAGAACCGGCCCCGtgctgtcgaggaggaggagaagaagaaggtcgCGCAACGCAAGGACCTGCCCAAGAGCCTG GACGACCCAAACAACGACGGCTCTGGATCGATCAAGGACTTCCGGACCAAGATGTGGAGCAtgcaggcgcgcgaggacgaggaaaAGTGGGTCCCGTACGAGTGGAACGAGGGCGCCGAGAACGAGGCCGTCACTGAGAGCCTCGAgaatctcctcgtccaccaAGACCGGCGGGGTATGCTCGACTGCAAGATGCGCGGGCTCGACTACCTCGACAGGCATCATCGTTGA
- a CDS encoding uncharacterized protein (OHCU decarboxylase) — MSYPAQLDFATVTDAERLTALLGNLFEPTPSLRRVLVPAVLFRASTNPPKSYSALVDLCAEIGDGWDWDTKAEFIQGHPVIGEVKGLSAHSSKEQGSGTPKVVLDRLAHLNAVYEAVWPGLRFITFVAGRPRAVIVNEMEANIGIPTSPQPLPDNFATNEPAVGSRTVKNLTRDKYGDAWKKECDRALVDVWRIGHARLGNMGLK, encoded by the exons ATGTCCTACCCCGCACAACTCGACTTTGCAACTgtcaccgacgccgagcgcctaACCGCCCTCCTAGGCAACCTCTTTGAGCCGACGCCCTCCCTGCGCCGCGTGCTAGTCCCTGCCGTCCTCTTCCGCGCATCCACCAACCCACCCAAATCGTACAGCGCACTCGTTGATCTCTGTGCCGAGATCGGGGACGGATGGGACTGGGATACAAAGGCCGAGTTCATCCAGGGCCACCCGGTTATTGGGGAGGTCAAGGGGCTCAGCGCGCACTCTAGTAAGGAGCAGGGAAGTGGGACGCCCAAGGTTGTTCTGGACCG cctcGCCCACCTCAATGCCGTGTACGAGGCTGTCTGGCCCGGACTGCGTTTCATCACTTTTGTCGCTGGACGGCCGCGCGCCGTTATTGTCAATGAGATGGAGGCCAACATCGGCATCCCCACGTCGCCGCAGCCTCTGCCCGACAACTTTGCCACTAACGAGCCCGCCGTCGGCTCAAGGACTGTCAAGAACCTCACCCGCGACAAGTACGGAGACGCGTGGAAGAAGGAGTGCGACCGCGCACTGGTGGACGTGTGGCGGATCGGGCATGCGCGGCTCGGCAACATGGGCCTCAAGTAA
- a CDS encoding uncharacterized protein (Ferrous iron transport protein B): MPRRRPFSAKQKKEQVQAKRALKRGEDIPTPTRRRPPSNSPRKVASRVALESRFVTLPPGFLDRTRDAAYADTLPRPLPPSASLFPLDLLTRPSNLSVPARPKFRYGQTKKEVERNEEGVFRKWLASTRAEVTEWMETSLEEGGEPRSPSWFETNLEVWRQLWRVVESSSILLLLIDSRAPPLHCPPSLRTYLRALKPRKEFVLVLTKADLVDSAALEGWRAWLKDWWGGEAQVVSVTSYDLGLMYADKRRHRPAIPSASRKALVDALREAHGRLLAPPEWARTDEKKLAVWRPSVRSVVDWDVLAAGPAPPARGNGRRGTPREGSEPEDAVEEEGEEEEEEEEHDKETDERPTRDPEVEPLTIGLIGQPNVGKSSLLNALLGTNRVRASKTPGKTKHFQTIFWASKQVKIVDCPGLVCPSPAPMELQAMAGILPISQIPSLPACTAFVARHMPLEDIFRVPRPKQEDDIDLRTWRGPRPTTPKKNAGWTAGEIMDARALDRGFLTAKGGRPDANRAANGMLRSVADGRVRWGFYPPGREGQAGVGVWLGGNPDLEALGDESESEEEEGGEREDEKESEARSEGDEDEESEDSFVKQNQRSFFAALSLDESEGSEGSESDVN; encoded by the exons AtgccacgccgccgcccctTCTCCGCTAAGCAGAAGAAAGAACAAGTACAAGCCAAGCGCGCACtcaagcgcggcgaggataTCCCGACTCCTACGCGGCGGCGCCCTCCCTCCAATTCCCCCAGGAAGGTGGCCTcgcgcgtcgccctcgaaTCACGCTTCGTCACCCTGCCTCCCGgcttcctcgaccgcaCTCGCGACGCCGCGTACGCCGATACCCTTCCAcgtccccttcccccctccgcgtccctcttccctctaGACCTCCTTACCCGACCCTCGAACTTGTCTGTCCCTGCCCGCCCGAAATTTCGGTACGGTCAGACGAAGAAGGAAGTCGAGCGGAACGAGGAAGGTGTATTTCGCAAATGGCTGGCCTCTACCCGGGCAGAGGTGACTGAATGGATGGAGACGTCattggaggagggaggagaacCGCGCAGTCCGAGCTGGTTCGAGACCAACCTCGAAGTATGGCGCCAACTGTGGCGGGTCGTCGAGTCTTCGTCTATCCTCTTGCTGTTGATCGATAGCCGCGCACCACCGCTCCACtgtcccccctccctccgGACATACTTGCGCGCGCTTAAACCAAGAAAGGAGTTCGTACTTGTTCTCACCAAGGCCGATCTAGTCGACTCGGCAGCCTTAGAGGgatggcgagcttggcTAAAGGATTGGTGGGGAGGCGAGGCGCAGGTCGTTAGCGTGACTAGCTACGATCTGGGGCTCATGTACGCCGATAAGCGGCGGCATAGGCCGGCAATTCCGAGTGCGTCAAGGAAGGCACTAGTCGATGCCTTGAGGGAGGCGCATGGACGTCTACTCGCTCCGCCCGAATGGGCGCGGACGGATGAGAAGAAGCTCGCGGTGTGGCGGCCGAGCGTACGGTCTGTTGTGGACTGGGACGTTCTGGCAGCGGGTCCGGCTCCTCCGGCCAGAGGAAACGGGAGGCGCGGAACTCCTCGGGAGGGCTCTGAGCCTGAGGATGctgtggaggaggagggggaggaggaggaggaggaagaagaacaTGACAAGGAGACTGATGAGAGGCCCACCCGCGACCCCGAAGTCGAACCCCTCACGATCGGTCTCATCGGCCAACCCAACGTCGGCAAGTCGTCCCTTCTCAACGCACTGCTTGGTACGAACAGGGTACGCGCGTCCAAGACGCCAGGGAAGACGAAACATTTCCAGACGATCTTCTGGGCCAGTAAGCAAGTCAAGATTGTCGATTGTCCGGGCCTCGTGTGTCCCAGCCCGGCACCGATGGAACTGCAAGCTATGGCTGGGA TCCTCCCTATCTCCCAAATCCCTTCGCTGCCAGCATGCACAGCCTTCGTGGCCCGCCATATGCCGCTCGAGGATATCTTCAGGGTCCCACGGCCTAAGCAAGAGGACGACATTGATTTACGGACGTGGCGCGGACCGAGGCCAACCACTCCCAAGAAGAATGCTGGGTGGACAGCCGGCGAGATCATGGACGCGCGGGCTTTGGACCGTGGATTCT TGACGGCCAAGGGTGGGCGGCCGGATGCCAACCGGGCTGCTAATGGGA TGTTGCGGTCTGTGGCCGATGGACGGGTGCGGTGGGGTTTCTACCCGCCTGGCAGAGAGGGACAGGCGGGAGTTGGGGTGTGGCTTGGAGGGAATCCAGATTTGGAGGCGTTGGGAGATGAGAGTGAGagcgaagaggaggagggtggtgagagggaggatgagaaggagagcgaggcgaggagcgagggagatgaggacgaggagagcgaggacagCTTCGTGAAACAGAACCAGCGCAGTTTCTTTGCTGCGTTGAGTCTCGACGAGAGCGAAGGGAGCGAGGGGAGCGAGAGTGACGTGAACTAG
- a CDS encoding uncharacterized protein (MyTH4 domain), protein MASAPDAGGKALAPPPSTAQPKKDPDELAEGPKRQTSNGSTTHQIDVREALSKCVDPSMAWSMQFWVTIADPLTRDVFFACPASGQCSWEPPVGAFVVPRSPDGEWWELADPSRDNQSYYYNTLTCVTQWNRPDGDAFVIPLGLMQRNELSSRPPSLHRDSTESDTIVSTSSSIQPAISSSGHREQLSLPIATSTASSSGPLTPIPDDAPMPDRPPGPAHDQQGSWWGRRRGRRLLSRLSKTNLKTPDRSPSLTNGGTTHHTDHSPALSNSNGFVASPPGSPSMDDGSFNDPVNLVLQPASPTSAAYNLENFSTDNFADRYFASRRSGVLRQRMSLEQIMEWQRAPITSPLLVLSRSSVQDAVTTFKVIQHVMGDRDRHVTDARLQHIPTASVLSLRSTSRPGDPNDAKDEKTVILEEIRWMIQLGVGRVEMRDELFCQLMKQLTRNPDNDSTVLGFQLFCVFVSAFGPSKSFEPFVRSFLIGKLERTDFGIGVMSKFCLTRLDTWSQKGGRGRVLSTAEIEHASDAAFYPSVYAQTLETIMQRQEGAYPELRIPIILPFLADGILALGGTESEGIFRVPGDNDVIQHLKSRIDRGQYQLSGITDPHVVASLFKMWLRELEDPLIPTVMYETALEVSRSVDHTILFLKKLPNHNRRVLLFVISFIQLFLDPEVVAITKMTPRNLALVLAPNILRTPDESLSAAFANSGYECQFVLNLLLHLDPPSVDPDYVPSHGGGASGRGSLDSQRSERSALSGDVSVDISGHHAGEHSSRENEAR, encoded by the exons ATGGCTTCTGCGCCAGATGCGGGCGGCAAGGCCCTAGCCCCACCGCCTTCTACGGCTCAACCGAAGAAGGACCCAGATGAGCTGGCAGAGGGGCCCAAGCGTCAGACCTCAAACGGCAGTACCACCCACCAAATCGACGTCCGCGAAGCGCTCAGCAAGTGCGTCGACCCGTCCATGGCATGGAGTATGCAGTTCTGGGTCACCATTGCGGACCCATTG ACCCGCGATGTCTTCTTTGCGTGTCCAGCATCAG GCCAGTGCAGCTGGGAACCGCCTGTTGGCGCATTTGT TGTGCCTCGCTCCCCGGACGGAGAGTGGTGGGAGTTAGCAGACCCATCGCGCGACAACCAGAGCTATTATTATA ATACTTTAACCTGCGTGACACAGTGGAATCGGCCGGATGGCGACGCCTTTGTTATCCCGCTGGGATTGATGCAG CGCAACGAACTCTCTTCGCGACCGCCATCCCTGCACCGCGATTCGACAGAAAGCGATACGATTGTCTCTACATCCAGCTCCATCCAACCtgccatctcgtcgtctggACACCGCGAGCAACTCTCTCTCCCCatcgcgacctcgacggcgagctccaGCGGACCCTTGACGCCCATCCCAGACGACGCGCCCATGCCCGATCGGCCCCCGGGCCCGGCACACGATCAGCAGGGCAGCTGGTGGGGAAGGCGTCGTGGAAGACGTCTTCTCAGTCGCTTGAGCAAGACCAACCTCAAGACACCAGACCGCAGCCCATCTCTCACCAACGGCGGCACCACTCACCACACCGACCACTCTCCCGCACTTTCAAACTCGAATGGTTTTGTGGCGTCACCCCCGGGCTCCCCGTCAATGGATGACGGGAGCTTCAATGACCCTgtcaacctcgtcctccagcCTGCATCCCCCACATCCGCTGCATACAACCTCGAGAACTTCTCCACCGACAACTTTGCGGACCGCTATTTTGCCAGCCGCCGCTCCGGCGTGCTGCGCCAGCGCATGTCGCTCGAGCAGATCATGGAGTggcagcgcgcgccgaTCACGTCGCCACTCTTGGTGCTTTCCAGGTCATCCGTACAGGACGCGGTCACGACTTTCAAAGTCATCCAGCATGTCATGGGTGACCGCGACCGGCACGTCACGGACGCTAGACTGCAGCACATTCCCACCGCGTCCGTGCTGTCTCTTCGCTCAACGTCGCGCCCCGGTGACCCGAACGATGCGAAGGATGAGAAGACGgtcatcctcgaggagatTCGCTGGATGATTCAACTGGGTGTTGGCAGAGTCGAGATGCGCGACGAGTTGTTTTGCCAGCTCATGAAGCAGCTTACGCGCAACCCGGACAACGACAGTACGGTGCTTGGCTTCCAGCTGTTCTGCGTGTTTGTCTCCGCGTTCGGGCCATCCAAGTCGTTTGAGCCGTTTGTCCGCTCATTCCTGATAGGCAAGCTGGAGCGCACCGATTTTGGTATTGGCGTCATGTCCAAGT tctGCCTTACTCGCTTAGATACCTGGTCGCAGAAAGGCGGTCGTGGCCGCGTTCTGAGCAcggccgagatcgagcaCGCGTCGGACGCGGCGTTTTACCCGTCCGTATACGCACAGACGCTCGAGACAATCATGCAGCGTCAAGAGGGCGCGTACCCCGAACTGCGCATCCCCATTATCCTGCCGTTCCTCGCGGACGGCATTCTCGCGCTGGGCGGTACAGAGTCGGAAGGAATATTCCGCGTGCCAGGGGATAATGATGTGATACAGCACCTCAAGTCACGCATCGACCGCGGGCAATACCAACTCAGCGGGATCACGGATCcgcacgtcgtcgcgtcgcTGTTCAAGATGTGGCTACGAGAGCTTGAGGACCCGTTGATCCCTACAGTGATGTACGAGACGGCACTCGaggtgtcgaggagcgtcGACCATACGATTCTCTTCCTCAAGAAGCTGCCGAACCACAACCGCAGAGTCTTGTTATTCGTCATCTCGTTCATCCAGCTCTTCCTCGATCCAGAGGTTGTTGCCATCACCAAGATGACGCCACGCAACCTCGCGCTGGTGTTGGCGCCCAACATCCTCCGGACGCCAGATGAGTCACTTTCGGCTGCGTTTGCCAACTCGGGCTACGAGTGCCAGTTTGTCCTGAACCTTTTGCTGCACCTCGACCCACCCTCTGTCGACCCGGACTACGTGCCATCacatggcggcggtgcATCTGGGCGAGGATCGCTCGACTCGCAGCGCTCGGAGCGGTCGGCATTGTCGGGCGACGTCTCAGTAGATATCTCTGGGCATCACGCAGGCGAGCACAGCAGCAGGGAGAACGAGGCGCGCTAG
- the DES1 gene encoding uncharacterized protein (Sphingolipid Delta4-desaturase (DES)), producing the protein MTATALASRPLKARKAKPTETPSPPVSSAPSVSDRSDEPDPAAAAAVENGDRDPQDFLWMYTEEPHRSRRMAILKHHPEVRKLMGPTKWTLLVVILVLSLQVFLALYLRRFPTLSWQTLLTAYVIGGTCNQNTFLAIHEITHNLAFKGIRPNKVLAIVANFAIAVPYAMAFKGYHIEHHKFLGEDGIDTDLPSRLEAMILNNVAGKTFFATFQLLFYALRPGFIRSQKFTYWHAINLAAVLTFDAVLVHFAGWRPLLYLLLSSFFAGSLHPMAAHFIAEHYLMNPVEPGTVQSLAQETTSYYGWLNIFCYNVGYHNEHHDFPSVPWTRLPALRRLAPEYYDTLPSHKSWPYVTWQFITDPNVGMWSRAKRNGRGERLNEHVWKQLWEKQASEDSDCDLSDSEIEREMEEAVEIGYASDGCE; encoded by the exons ATGACCGCAACAGCGCTCGCCTCGCGGCCCCTCAAGGCTcgcaaggccaagcccACCGAaaccccctccccacccgTATCCTCTGCGCCGAGTGTCAGCGACCGCTCAGACGAGCCGGACCCGGCTGCAGCTGCGGCTGTCGAAAATGGCGACCGCGATCCCCAGGACTTTCTGTGGATGTACACTGAGGAACCGCATCGTAGTCGCCGGATGGCTATCCTCAAGCACCATCCTGAG GTCCGCAAGCTCATGGGCCCGACCAAGTGgacgctcctcgtcgtcatcttGGTGCTATCCCTCCAGGTCTTCCTTGCGCTGTACCTGCGGCGGTTCCCGACGCTGTCATGGCAGACGCTCCTCACCGCGTACGTGATCGGCGGCACCTGCAACCAGAACACGTTCCTGGCGATCCATGAGATTACTCACAACCTCGCGTTCAAGGGCATCCGCCCCAACAAGGTGCTCGCAATCGTCGCAAACTTTGCCATTGCCGTCCCTTACGCCATGGCGTTCAAGGGCTACCACATCGAGCACCACAAgttcctcggcgaggacggcatTGACACCGACCTGCCGagccgcctcgaggccatgaTCCTAAACAACGTCGCCGGTAAGACGTTCTTTGCGACCTTTCAGCTCCTCTTCTATGCTCTGCGCCCCGGCTTCATCCGCAGCCAAAAGTTCACCTACTGGCACGCGATCAACCTCGCCGCTGTCCTGACCTTTGACGCGGTGCTGGTGCACTTTGCTGGTTGGCGCCCGCTCCTCTATCTCCTTCTCTCGTCGTTCTTCGCCGGTTCGCTCCACCCTATGGCGGCGCACTTTATCGCCGAGCACTACCTCATGAACCCCGTCGAGCCGGGTACAGTTCAGAGCCTTGCACaggagacgacgagctACTACGGCTGGCTCAACATCTTCTGCTACAATGTCGGCTACCACAATGAGCACCACGACTTCCCCTCGGTGCCGTGGACGCGCCTTCCTGCTcttcgccgcctcgccccagAGTACTACGACACGCTGCCGAGCCACAAGAGCTGGCCGTACGTTACATGGCAGTTTATCACGGACCCCAACGTCGGCATGTGGAGCCGAGCCAAGCGCAAtgggcgcggcgagcggctcAACGAGCACGTGTGGAAGCAGCTGTGGGAGAAGCAGGCGAGCGAGGACAGCGACTGTGACCTGAGCGACTCGGAGAttgagcgcgagatggaggaggccgtAGAGATCGGGTACGCGAGCGACGGGTGCGAGTGA
- a CDS encoding uncharacterized protein (Transcription factor TFIIH complex subunit Tfb5) produces MSYAGADPYGVRVMSGTLIACDSAAKQIILHLDEGRPGSHKFVMRDVDESHVLVKSVFVEELKGLLQAELEKNTYVADPAAFDDDSHISVNLAHIDETKALVEREFEIVIRPRTRPPRSRQRDD; encoded by the exons ATGTCATACGCCGGCGCAGACCCATACGGCGTGCGCGTCATGAGCGGCACGTTGATCGCGTGCGACAGCGCGGCGAAACAGATCATCCTGCATCTCGATGAGGGACGGCCGGGATCGCACAAGTTTGTGATGCGTGATG TCGACGAGTCGCACGTCCTTGTCAAATCCGTTTTCGTCGAGGAACTCAAGGGGCTCCTGCAGGCTGAACTTGAGAAGAACACTTATGTTGCGGACCCGGCGGCGT TCGACGACGATAGCCACATCTCAGTCAATTTGGCTCACATTgacgagaccaaggccctcgtcgagcgcgagtttGAGATCGTCATCCGACCGCGgacaaggccgccaagaagcCGTCAGAGAGATGACTGA